A section of the Streptomyces sp. CG1 genome encodes:
- a CDS encoding IclR family transcriptional regulator, whose product MARNIQSLERAAAMLRLLAGGERRLGLSDIASSLSLAKGTAHGILRTLQQEGFVEQDDSSGRYQLGAELLRLGTTYLDVHELRARALVWTDDLARSSGESVYLGVLHQQGVLIVHHVFRPDDSRQVLEIGAMQPLHSTALGKVLSAYDPVAHSESLETERKAFTDRTVCDAGDFERLLDLTRARGYAADVEETWEGVASLAAPIHDRRRMPVGAVGITGAVERLRRDGELRPELIAAVRDCARAVSRDLGAGRF is encoded by the coding sequence ATGGCACGGAACATCCAGTCGCTCGAACGGGCGGCCGCGATGCTGCGGCTGCTCGCGGGCGGCGAGCGACGGCTCGGCCTGTCGGACATCGCCTCGTCACTGAGTCTCGCCAAGGGCACCGCCCACGGCATCCTGCGCACCCTGCAGCAGGAGGGGTTCGTGGAGCAGGACGACTCCTCCGGTCGCTATCAGCTGGGCGCGGAGCTGCTGCGCCTCGGCACCACCTACCTGGACGTGCACGAGCTGCGGGCCAGGGCCCTGGTGTGGACCGACGACCTGGCCCGCTCCAGCGGCGAGAGCGTCTACCTGGGCGTCCTGCACCAGCAGGGCGTGCTGATCGTGCACCACGTCTTCCGGCCGGACGACAGCCGGCAGGTGCTGGAGATCGGCGCCATGCAGCCGCTGCACTCCACCGCCCTCGGCAAGGTGCTCTCGGCGTACGACCCGGTGGCGCACAGCGAGTCGCTGGAGACCGAGCGGAAGGCCTTCACCGACCGCACGGTGTGCGACGCGGGGGACTTCGAGCGCCTGCTCGACCTCACACGCGCGCGCGGCTACGCGGCGGACGTGGAGGAGACATGGGAGGGCGTGGCGTCCCTCGCCGCGCCCATCCATGACCGGCGCCGTATGCCCGTGGGCGCGGTCGGCATCACCGGCGCCGTGGAACGGCTGCGCCGGGACGGCGAGCTGCGTCCCGAGCTGATCGCGGCGGTGCGCGACTGCGCCCGCGCGGTGTCCAGGGATCTGGGCGCGGGCCGGTTCTGA